From a region of the Anomalospiza imberbis isolate Cuckoo-Finch-1a 21T00152 chromosome 3, ASM3175350v1, whole genome shotgun sequence genome:
- the FBXO30 gene encoding F-box only protein 30, whose amino-acid sequence MEEHQQHLHCVNCVSRRCMTRPEPGISCDLIGCPLVCGAVFHSCKAEEHRMLCPLERVPCLNSGFGCPFIVARNKIADHLEVCPASVVCCTMEWNRWPVSYADRKSYENLSKDVDEVEQLDMALALQDQRMLLESLKVATMMSKAGDQIPESREQTSVKSSAPDTVHTNGLMPVDEESYGALYQATVETTRSLAAALDILNTATRDIGMLSSNLCISPDEMKEDPKIKEQASSGIIQDKKSDSENPDEDVGAVGGINFDSMSQNSQMEQNGSCDICYDVVQNHDLNLNLSNSSLLCNGFHVENGCSKVLDHSEDLGISNSKPSIVANGECTASHDDEALQSCSSCPVTAQVEVIPADHLVNGNASHVLLPHNANEEEMLERQVEQERLRNIDAFSLLRHRSYRFLVNHYWSTPKEDKAVDTSDLEITEDPMGLQGIDLITAALLFCLGDSPGGRGISESRAVDVYHVDFGTQTFSLPSAILATNTMVGEIASASACDHANPQLSNPSPFQTLGLDLVLEYVARYQTKQRSMFTFVCGQLFRRNEFSSHFKNVHGDIHAGLNGWMEQRCPLAYYGCTYSQRRFCPSTQGAKIIHDRHLRSFGVQPCISTVLAEPAKSCLIGLHNDHLSSLPFEVLQHIASFLDGFSLCQLSRVSRLMRDVCGSLLQARGMVILLWEKRKCPEGSSWQVKEKVWRFSTAFCTVNEWKFADIVSMADHLKKCSYNAVERREEAVPLPCMCVTRELTKEGRSLRSVLKPVL is encoded by the exons ATGGAGGAACATCAGCAGCACTTACACTGTGTGAACTGTGTCAGCCGTCGTTGTATGACCAGACCAGAGCCGGGCATTTCCTGTGATTTGATTGGCTGCCCCTTGGTTTGTGGAGCAGTTTTTCACTCATGTAAAGCTGAGGAGCATCGCATGTTATGTCCACTTGAAAGAGTGCCTTGTTTGAATAGTGGCTTTGGATGTCCCTTCATAGTAGCCCGAAATAAAATTGCTGATCATCTAGAAGTTTGTCCTGCAAGTGTGGTGTGTTGTACCATGGAGTGGAATAGATGGCCAGTCAGTTATGCTGACCGAAAGTCTTATGAAAACCTGAGTAAAGATGTTGATGAAGTGGAGCAGCTAGACATGGCTTTAGCTCTTCAAGACCAGCGCATGTTATTAGAATCACTTAAAGTAGCAACTATGATGTCAAAAGCAGGTGATCAAATACCAGAATCCAGAGAGCAAACCTCTGTCAAATCAAGTGCCCCCGATACAGTGCATACCAATGGTTTGATGCCTGTAGATGAAGAGTCCTATGGTGCACTTTATCAAGCTACTGTGGAAACAACGAGAAGTTTAGCTGCTGCACTGGATATCCTGAACACTGCTACAAGGGACATTGGTATGTTAAGTTCAAACCTCTGCATTTCACCAGATGAAATGAAAGAAGATCCCAAGATTAAAGAACAAGCTTCTAGTGGCATTATTCAGGATAAAAAGTCTGACTCTGAAAATCCAGATGAAGATGTAGGAGCGGTTGGGGGAATTAACTTCGATAGCATGAGTCAAAATTCACAAATGGAGCAAAATGGTTCTTGTGATATTTGTTATGATGTAGTGCAAAACCATGACTTAAATTTAAACCTCAGTAACTCCTCACTTTTGTGTAATGGCTTTCATGTAGAAAATGGATGTTCAAAGGTGTTGGACCACAGTGAAGATCTTGGTATATCAAATTCAAAACCGTCCATTGTAGCAAATGGTGAATGTACTGCATCTCATGATGATGAAGCATTACAGTcttgcagctcctgccctgtaACAGCACAAGTTGAAGTAATACCAGCTGATCACTTAGTTAATGGCAATGCTAGTCATGTACTACTTCCCCATAATGCTAATGAAGAAGAAATGTTAGAGAGACAAGTAGAGCAAGAAAGATTGAGAAACATAGATGCATTTTCACTTTTACGGCATCGATCGTACAGATTCCTTGTTAATCATTATTGGTCAACACCAAAAGAAGACAAAGCTGTTGATACGTCAGATTTGGAGATAACAGAAGATCCTATGGGTCTTCAGGGAATTGATCTAATCACTGCAGCTCTGTTGTTTTGCCTAGGAGATTCTCCCGGAGGTAGGGGGATATCAGAAAGTCGTGCTGTCGACGTGTATCACGTTGACTTTGGGACCCAAACATTTTCTCTCCCATCTGCTATACTGGCCACAAATACAATGGTAGGGGAAATAGCTTCAGCTTCTGCATGTGACCATGCCAACCCACAGCTCTCAAATCCAAGTCCATTCCAGACCCTTGGATTGGATTTGGTATTGGAATATGTGGCTAGATACCAAACAAAACAGCGTTCAATGTTTACATTTGTTTGTGGACAGTTGTTTAGAAGGAATGAATTTTCATCGCATTTTAAGAATGTGCATGGAGACATTCATGCTGGCCTTAATGGCTGGATGGAGCAGAGGTGTCCTTTGGCATATTATGGGTGCACATATTCTCAACGAAGGTTTTGCCCTTCAACACAAGGGGCAAAAATTATTCATGACCGCCACTTACGGTCGTTTGGAGTTCAGCCTTGTATATCCACAGTATTAGCAGAACCAGCAAAAAGCTGCTTAATTGGACTACACAATGACCATCTGAGTAGTCTACCTTTTGAGGTGCTGCAGCACATTGCTAGTTTTCTAGACGGCTTTAGTTTGTGTCAGCTTTCAAGAGTGTCACGTTTAATGAGAGATGTGTGTGGAAGCTTACTTCAAGCACGTGGAATGGTGATACTGCTTTGGGAGAAGAGAAAGTGCCCAGAAGGAAGTTCTTGGCAGGTAAAAGAAAAG GTTTGGCGCTTCAGTACAGCCTTTTGTACTGTGAATGAATGGAAATTTGCTGACATCGTGAGCATGGCTGACCACTTGAAGAAGTGTAGCTACAACGCtgtggagagaagagaggaggcTGTGCCGCTGCCATGCATGTGTGTGACGCGAGAGCTCACCAAGGAGGGACGGTCACTGCGCTCTGTTCTGAAACCAGTACTTTAG